The Lycium barbarum isolate Lr01 chromosome 12, ASM1917538v2, whole genome shotgun sequence genome includes a region encoding these proteins:
- the LOC132625192 gene encoding cationic amino acid transporter 5, giving the protein MSPERNIIVMDSVGEVGDEIQPRSYWRWSKQDFFPEDSFQNWSAYQAALSQTFTRFKDRAASRSEDADEIVELKKQSENEMKRCLSWWDLTWFGFGSVIGAGIFVLTGQEAHEHAGPAIVLSYVASGISAMLSVFCYTEFAVEIPVAGGSFAYIRVELGDFAAFITAGNIILGSIAGGAAVARAWTSYFTTLLNRHPNSLRIHTNLTDGFNLLDPIAVAVLVFTSIIAISSTRRTSYFNWIASAVNMVVILFVIVAGFAHANTSNLTPFVPHGAKGIFVAAAIVYFAYGGFDNIATMAEETKNPSKDIPLGLLGSMSIITVIYCLMALSLSMMQKYTDIDPNAAYSVAFQGVGMKWAKYLVALGALKGMTTVLLAGALGQARYATHIARVHMIPPWFALVHPKTGTPINATILIRLASACIAFFSSLNVLASLLSVSSLLIATMVAVALLMRRYYVRGITPRTNLLKLTFFVLVIIVSSVGTSAYWGLKPNGWLGYIVTVPLWFLATLAISVLLPQERTPKVWGVPLVPWFPSLSIAINLFLMGSLEAWAFIRFGICTVVMLMYYFLFGLHATYDMAHQSKMPMSSKISEEDMEKARA; this is encoded by the coding sequence ATGAGTCCTGAAAGGAATATAATAGTAATGGACTCTGTAGGTGAAGTGGGAGATGAGATTCAACCAAGAAGTTACTGGAGATGGAGCAAGCAAGATTTCTTCCCAGAAGATTCTTTCCAGAATTGGAGCGCATACCAAGCAGCACTGTCACAAACATTTACCAGATTCAAGGACCGAGCTGCAAGCCGTTCCGAGGATGCTGATGAGATTGTGGAGCTAAAGAAACAAAGTGAGAACGAAATGAAACGTTGCCTTAGTTGGTGGGATCTCACCTGGTTTGGTTTTGGCTCTGTTATTGGAGCAGGCATCTTCGTACTCACTGGCCAAGAAGCTCATGAGCATGCCGGACCAGCGATAGTTTTATCGTATGTAGCTTCTGGCATTTCAGCAATGCTCTCTGTATTCTGCTACACAGAATTTGCAGTAGAAATTCCTGTAGCAGGAGGGTCATTTGCCTACATCAGAGTAGAACTGGGAGACTTTGCAGCCTTTATCACAGCAGGAAACATAATTCTTGGATCCATCGCTGGTGGTGCGGCAGTAGCAAGAGCTTGGACTTCTTACTTTACAACTCTCTTGAATCGTCATCCAAACTCTTTGCGTATACATACAAATCTCACAGACGGGTTCAACTTACTAGATCCAATAGCTGTTGCAGTTCTAGTATTTACATCAATAATTGCAATAAGCAGCACTAGGAGAACTTCATATTTCAACTGGATAGCATCAGCAGTAAATATGGTGGTGATTTTATTTGTCATAGTTGCTGGATTTGCTCATGCCAATACCTCCAATTTGACACCCTTTGTGCCACATGGTGCCAAAGGTATCTTTGTTGCAGCAGCAATAGTGTATTTTGCATATGGGGGTTTTGACAACATTGCAACCATGGCAGAGGAAACCAAAAATCCATCTAAAGATATACCACTAGGATTGCTAGGGTCAATGTCAATTATCACCGTAATATATTGCTTGATGGCACTTTCACTGAGTATGATGCAGAAGTATACAGATATAGACCCTAACGCTGCCTATTCTGTTGCATTTCAAGGCGTGGGGATGAAATGGGCAAAATACCTGGTCGCCCTTGGAGCTCTGAAGGGGATGACCACTGTCCTTTTGGCAGGAGCACTTGGGCAGGCACGATATGCCACTCATATTGCACGAGTTCACATGATTCCACCATGGTTTGCACTTGTTCACCCAAAGACAGGAACTCCCATAAATGCAACTATCCTGATCAGGCTTGCAAGTGCCTGTATCGCGTTCTTTTCAAGTTTGAATGTCTTGGCAAGTTTGTTATCTGTAAGCAGCCTTCTCATAGCCACGATGGTGGCCGTTGCTCTGCTTATGAGGAGGTACTATGTTAGAGGTATCACTCCCCGGACAAATCTTTTGAAGCTAACCTTCTTTGTACTGGTCATAATTGTATCCTCCGTGGGGACTTCTGCTTACTGGGGACTGAAGCCTAATGGTTGGCTTGGATACATAGTAACTGTTCCCCTTTGGTTCCTGGCAACTTTGGCAATTTCGGTTCTTTTGCCACAGGAAAGAACACCAAAAGTTTGGGGAGTCCCACTGGTCCCATGGTTCCCATCCCTCTCAATTGCAATAAACTTGTTTCTCATGGGATCATTAGAAGCTTGGGCATTTATAAGGTTTGGAATATGTACGGTTGTAATGCTGATGTATTATTTTCTTTTTGGCCTCCATGCAACTTATGACATGGCTCATCAATCAAAGATGCCAATGTCTTCAAAGATCTCAGAAGAAGACATGGAAAAAGCTAGGGCATAA
- the LOC132625191 gene encoding pentatricopeptide repeat-containing protein At4g20090 codes for MLFYTFTTKHFTSKLIIPCSKSFSNFTIINSFFSALSNPSSDTEHEPQSNDAIPNLVSLKTEMELPIPDNFAPKPKLDSCRTEMGLPKVAPIPKFDSCGTKVEEPLFDNSFKVAPKPKLGSCETEIEVPISDKLFKEAPKLGSFKLGDSTFYSLIEKYASSGDFRSLEMVFDRMKCEKRVFIEKSFILVFRAYGKARLPEKAVELFERMVDEFQCKRTVKSFNSVLNVIVQTGLYRRALDFYADVVNNRNIKPNVLSFNLVIKTFCKLRMVDRAIEVFREMPTWKCEPDVYTYCTLMDGLCKDDRIDEAVILFDEMQIEGCFPSPVTFNVLIHGLCRKGDLARAAKLVDNMFLKGCVPNEVTYNTLIHGLCLKGKLEKAVSLLDRMVSNKYVPTDVTYGTIINGFVKQGRATDGVQILLAMHLKGRIANEYVYSALLSGLFKEGKPEEALKIWREMIEKGVKPNTVAYSAFIDGLCREGSPDEAKEILSEMIKMGCNPNAYTYCSMMKGYFKAGDSNKAVFLWKEMATSGITCNEICYSVLIHGLCQDGKLKEAMMVWKHMLGKGFVPDAVAYSSVIHGLCNAGSVDQGLKLFNEMLYRGSGSQPDVIAFNIVLSALCKVDRVSLAIDLLNTMLDRGCDPDAITCNIFLKTLNEKANPSQDAEDFLDKLVWQLYRRQRILGASRIIEVMLQKFLHPKSSTWEMIIRELCKPKKVQGAINKCWSDLFI; via the coding sequence ATGCTCTTTTACACCTTCACTACCAAACACTTCACTTCAAAGCTAATAATCCCATGTAGTAAGTCTTTCTCTAACTTCACCATTATTAACAGTTTCTTCTCAGCTCTTTCTAACCCTTCTTCTGATACTGAACATGAACCTCAATCAAATGATGCAATTCCCAACTTGGTTTCTTTAAAAACTGAAATGGAACTACCCATTCCTGATAATTTTGCACCAAAACCCAAATTGGATTCTTGTAGAACTGAAATGGGACTACCCAAAGTTGCCCCAATACCCAAGTTTGATTCTTGTGGAACTAAAGTAGAAGAACCCCTTTTTGATAATTCATTTAAAGTTGCCCCAAAACCCAAGTTGGGTTCTTGTGAAACTGAAATAGAAGTACCAATTTCAGATAAGTTATTTAAAGAGGCTCCAAAGTTGGGTTCTTTTAAATTGGGTGATTCTACATTTTATTCTCTTATTGAGAAATATGCCAGTTCTGGGGACTTTAGGTCTTTAGAGATGGTTTTTGATAGAATGAAGTGTGAAAAAAGAGTCTTTATTGAGAAGAGTTTTATCTTAGTATTTAGAGCTTATGGAAAAGCCCGTTTGCCTGAAAAAGCTgttgaattgtttgaaagaatgGTGGATGAGTTTCAATGTAAACGGACTGTGAAGTCGTTTAATTCTGTTCTTAATGTGATAGTTCAGACAGGGTTATATCGTCGTGCATTGGATTTTTATGCTGATGTTGTAAATAATAGGAATATTAAGCCGAATGTGCTTTCTTTTAATTTAGTTATTAAGACCTTTTGTAAGCTTCGGATGGTTGATAGAGCTATCGAGGTGTTTAGAGAAATGCCTACCTGGAAATGTGAACCGGATGTTTATACGTATTGTACTTTGATGGATGGGTTGTGCAAAGATGACCGGATTGATGAGGCAGTTATTCTTTTTGATGAAATGCAGATAGAGGGATGTTTTCCTAGTCCGGTAACATTTAATGTGTTGATTCATGGACTTTGTCGGAAAGGTGACTTGGCTCGAGCTGCAAAGCTTGTGGATAACATGTTTCTTAAAGGTTGTGTTCCGAATGAAGTGACTTATAACACACTTATACATGGTTTGTGTCTGAAAGGTAAGTTGGAGAAAGCTGTTAGTTTATTGGATAGAATGGTGTCGAATAAGTATGTGCCAACTGATGTAACATATGGAACGATTATCAACGGGTTCGTTAAGCAAGGAAGAGCAACTGATGGTGTGCAGATTTTGTTGGCAATGCACCTGAAAGGGCGAATTGCAAATGAATATGTCTACTCAGCACTACTAAGTGGGTTGTTCAAGGAGGGAAAACCTGAAGAggcattaaaaatatggagggaAATGATTGAAAAGGGAGTGAAACCAAATACAGTTGCTTATTCTGCTTTTATAGATGGCTTGTGTCGAGAAGGCAGTCCTGACGAAGCTAAGGAGATCCTTTCTGAGATGATTAAAATGGGTTGCAATCCCAATGCTTACACTTACTGCTCTATGATGAAAGGTTATTTTAAAGCCGGCGATAGCAACAAGGCTGTATTTTTATGGAAAGAAATGGCAACTAGTGGTATCACATGCAATGAAATCTGCTACAGTGTACTCATCCATGGACTGTGTCAAGATGGGAAGCTCAAAGAGGCTATGATGGTGTGGAAGCACATGTTAGGCAAAGGGTTTGTCCCTGATGCCGTGGCTTATAGTTCAGTGATTCACGGCCTTTGTAATGCTGGTTCTGTAGACCAGGGATTGAAACTCTTCAATGAGATGCTATATAGAGGATCTGGTTCTCAGCCTGACGTAATAGCATTTAACATAGTTCTTAGCGCTTTATGCAAGGTGGACAGAGTTTCTCTAGCAATTGATCTTTTGAATACCATGTTGGATCGAGGTTGTGATCCTGATGCTATTACATGTAATATTTTCTTGAAAACTTTAAATGAAAAAGCAAATCCATCCCAAGATGCGGAAGACTTTCTGGATAAGTTGGTGTGGCAACTGTACAGGCGGCAGAGAATTTTAGGAGCTTCAAGAATTATAGAAGTGATGCTTCAAAAATTTCTTCATCCCAAGTCCTCTACTTGGGAAATGATTATTCGAGAACTCTGCAAACCGAAGAAGGTTCAAGGAGCTATTAACAAGTGTTGGAGTGACCTTTTCATCTGA
- the LOC132622518 gene encoding uncharacterized protein LOC132622518 produces MAEVTAVAQVKSIFVYPIKSCRGISVSQAPITSTGFRWDRQWLVVNSKGRALTQRVEPKLALVEVTLPTEAFSEGWEPNNDSYLVIRAPGMDPLKIPLSNPSQVTDGVSVWEWSGSALDEGAEAATWFSTHLGKPSRLVRFSEVKEMRVVDPNYAQGYNVMFSDGYPYLVLSQGSLNALNSLLKEPVPVNRFRPNVLVDGCEPFAEDLWKEIRINKLTFEGVKLCSRCKVPTINQETAVPGSEPTETLSKFRSDNALRPNKKQQGNVYFGQNMVCSDALSRGKGKIVKVGDPVYVLKVVPSSAEAPA; encoded by the exons ATGGCAGAAGTAACAGCAGTAGCTCAGGTTAAGTCAATATTTGTATATCCCATCAAGTCATGCCGTGGAATTTCTGTTTCTCAAGCACCTATCACTTCCACTG GATTTCGATGGGATCGACAGTGGTTAGTGGTGAATTCCAAAGGCAGGGCCCTTACTCAAAGAGTTGAACCAAAGCTTGCTCTTGTTGAAGTGACATTGCCAACTGAGGCTTTTTCTGAAGGCTGGGAACCAAATAACGACTCTTATCTAG TTATCAGAGCCCCTGGCATGGATCCACTGAAAATTCCACTAAGTAACCCATCTCAAGTGACGGATGGTGTGTCGGTCTGGGAGTGGTCTGGCTCTGCCTTGGACGAGGGAGCTGAGGCAGCAACGTGGTTCTCCACTCATCTTGGAAAACCAAGTCGGCTAGTTCGCTTTAGTGAAG TGAAGGAAATGAGGGTTGTAGATCCTAATTATGCTCAAGGATACAATGTTATGTTTTCTGATGGATATCCATACCTTGTGCTATCCCAG GGATCGTTGAATGCATTAAATTCTCTTCTTAAGGAGCCTGTTCCAGTAAATCGTTTTAGACCCAA TGTTCTTGTTGACGGATGTGAACCATTTGCTGAGGATTTGTGGAAGGAGATCCGGATCAATAAGTTGACATTTGAGGGTGTCAAACTATGCTCTCGCTGTAAG GTACCTACCATAAATCAAGAAACAGCAGTACCAGGCTCTGAGCCAACAGAAACTCTCTCGAAGTTCCGATCTGATAATGCCTTGCGTCCGAATAAGAAACAACAAGGGAAT GTATATTTTGGACAGAACATGGTTTGTTCCGACGCCCTTAGCCGTGGAAAAGGAAAGATAGTCAAGGTGGGGGACCCTGTTTATGTccttaaggttgttccttctagTGCTGAAGCTCCAGCTTGA
- the LOC132624003 gene encoding pentatricopeptide repeat-containing protein At3g57430, chloroplastic yields the protein MSSWTCTLSTSPLSLPLQQPSHSFNHKPPTNLHTSTLISKKLQQEPTSETPSSAQWIDTLRSQVRLNSFKEAIFTYIQMNGEGVKPDNFVFPAVLKAATGLQDLNLGKQIHGSVVKFGYDTSSVTVANSLIHLLGRCARSIDDVYKVFDRINERDQVSWNSLINALCKFEKWELALEAFRLMGLDGFEASSFTLVSMALACSNLPRSDGLRLGKQVHAYSLRIDDRKTYTNNALMSMYAKLGRVDDSRSVFQLFGDRNIVSWNTMISSFSQNDQFREALDNFRVMIQEAIKPDGVTISSVVPACSHLALLDVGKQIHCYVLKNDDLIGNSFVDSALVDMYCNCQQVESARRVFDSTLKRSIGIWNAMLAGYTQNGFFKEALKLFTEMMEFSGLSPNPTTVASVLPACVHCEAFSLKEVIHGYVIKLGFADEKYVQNALMDLYSRMGKINISKYIFDNMENKDIVSWNTIITGFVVCGYHEDALIMLHEMQTAKRNNDSQNDVEFRLKPNSITLMTVLPGCASLVALAKGKEIHAYATRNALATDIAVGSALVDMYAKCGCLDTARIVFDNMITKNVITWNVLIMAYGMHGKGEEALELFKMMVFEGKVKPNNVTFIAIFAGCSHTGMVDQGRQLFRKMKNAYGVEPTADHYACIVDLLGRAGHLEEAYQLVKEMPSEYNKIGAWSSLLGACRIHRNVELGEISARNLFELDPHVASHYVLLSNIYSSAGIWEKANMVRRNMKKFGVRKEPGCSWIEFGDEVHKFVAGDASHPQSEQLYGFLETLSEKMKKEGYVPDTSCVLHNVNEDEKENLLCGHSEKLAIAFGILNTPPGTTIRVAKNLRVCNDCHEATKFISNIVKREIVVRDVRRFHHFRNGTCSCGDYW from the coding sequence ATGTCCTCTTGGACATGTACACTGTCTACTTCCCCTCTTTCTCTACCTCTTCAACAACCTTCCCATTCATTTAACCATAAACCACCAACAAACTTACACACAAGTACACTCATTTCCAAGAAATTACAACAAGAACCCACCTCAGAAACACCCTCATCAGCTCAATGGATAGACACTCTTCGATCCCAAGTTCGCTTAAACTCCTTCAAAGAAGCAATCTTTACATATATACAGATGAATGGTGAAGGTGTTAAGCCTGATAATTTTGTTTTTCCTGCAGTTCTGAAAGCTGCTACAGGCCTTCAGGACTTGAATCTTGGAAAACAGATACATGGTTCTGTTGTTAAATTTGGTTATGACACGTCATCAGTCACCGTGGCGAATTCTCTTATCCATTTACTTGGGAGGTGTGCTCGGAGTATTGATGATGTTTATAAAGTGTTTGATAGGATTAATGAGAGAGATCAAGTTTCTTGGAATTCTTTGATAAATGCACTATGTAAATTTGAGAAATGGGAGTTAGCATTGGAGGCTTTTAGATTGATGGGGTTAGATGGATTTGAGGCTAGTTCGTTTACGTTGGTGAGTATGGCGCTTGCTTGTAGTAATTTGCCTAGGAGTGATGGGTTGAGGCTTGGTAAGCAAGTACACGCGTATAGTTTGAGAATAGATGATAGGAAGACTTATACAAACAATGCTTTGATGTCTATGTATGCGAAACTAGGAAGGGTGGATGATTCAAGATCTGTTTTTCAGTTGTTTGGAGATCGAAATATTGTTTCGTGGAATACTATGATAAGTTCTTTTTCACAGAATGACCAGTTTCGAGAGGCGTTGGATAACTTTAGAGTCATGATTCAAGAAGCGATAAAGCCTGATGGAGTCACGATATCAAGTGTTGTTCCTGCTTGTTCTCATCTGGCTTTGCTGGATGTTGGGAAGCAAATTCATTGTTACGTCTTGAAGAATGATGATTTGATTGGGAACTCGTTTGTTGATAGTGCATTAGTTGACATGTATTGCAATTGTCAACAGGTTGAAAGTGCGCGTCGAGTTTTTGACAGTACCTTGAAAAGGAGCATTGGGATTTGGAATGCTATGCTTGCTGGCTACACACAAAACGGATTCTTTAAGGAGGCATTGAAGTTATTTACAGAGATGATGGAATTCTCTGGGCTAAGTCCAAATCCAACCACTGTCGCAAGTGTTTTACCTGCCTGTGTACATTGTGAAGCATTTTCCCTTAAAGAAGTCATCCATGGGTATGTTATTAAATTGGGTTTCGCAGATGAAAAGTACGTGCAAAATGCATTGATGGACTTGTATTCTAGGATGGGAAAGATAAATATATCAAAGTATATATTTGACAACATGGAGAATAAAGATATAGTTTCATGGAATACTATTATAACCGGTTTTGTAGTTTGTGGTTACCATGAAGATGCACTTATTATGTTACATGAGATGCAAACAGCAAAAAGAAACAATGACTCTCAGAATGATGTAGAATTTCGGTTAAAACCTAACTCAATAACCCTCATGACTGTCCTTCCTGGTTGTGCCTCGCTGGTTGCTCTAGCAAAGGGCAAAGAGATACATGCTTATGCTACTAGAAATGCATTGGCAACGGATATAGCCGTGGGAAGTGCATTGGTTGATATGTATGCAAAGTGTGGCTGTTTAGATACTGCTAGGATAGTTTTTGATAACATGATTACCAAAAATGTGATCACATGGAATGTTCTCATTATGGCTTATGGGATGCATGGGAAGGGAGAGGAAGCCTTGGAACTTTTTAAGATGATGGTGTTCGAAGGGAAAGTGAAGCCAAATAACGTCACATTTATTGCAATTTTTGCTGGATGCAGTCACACAGGCATGGTAGATCAAGGTCGGCAATTGTTCCGAAAAATGAAAAATGCTTATGGTGTTGAACCAACTGCGGATCATTACGCTTGCATTGTTGATTTGCTGGGTCGAGCAGGCCATCTAGAAGAAGCATATCAGCTTGTAAAGGAGATGCCTTCTGAGTACAACAAAATTGGTGCCTGGAGTAGTTTACTTGGTGCCTGTAGGATACATCGCAACGTAGAACTTGGTGAAATTTCGGCAAGGAATCTCTTTGAATTGGATCCACATGTAGCTAGTCACTATGTTTTACTCTCCAACATTTATTCATCTGCTGGGATTTGGGAAAAAGCAAACATGGTTCGACGTAACATGAAAAAGTTTGGAGTAAGAAAAGAACCTGGGTGCAGTTGGATTGAGTTTGGAGATGAAGTTCACAAGTTCGTAGCTGGAGATGCATCGCACCCACAAAGCGAGCAACTCTATGGATTTCTCGAGACTTTGTCAGAAAAGATGAAAAAGGAAGGTTATGTACCAGATACTTCCTGTGTTCTTCACAATGTTAACGAGGACGAAAAGGAAAATCTACTCTGCGGACACAGTGAAAAAttagctatagcttttggtatccTAAATACCCCTCCTGGAACCACCATACGGGTTGCAAAGAACCTTAGGGTTTGCAATGATTGCCATGAGGCAACTAAATTTATCTCAAACATTGTGAAGAGAGAGATCGTTGTTCGGGATGTAAGGAGATTCCATCACTTCAGAAATGGAACCTGTTCATGCGGGGATTATTGGTGA